One genomic region from Chrysemys picta bellii isolate R12L10 chromosome 18, ASM1138683v2, whole genome shotgun sequence encodes:
- the INPP5E gene encoding phosphatidylinositol polyphosphate 5-phosphatase type IV isoform X1, with protein sequence MNPPNGFSPHAVACITSSTEGRVLQDQQVKKAGGAMRKEAGDSRVLALEDHPDIESFLNDTLRFPPDEIKPNMKIKSVTPKPPRKPRMARASSLDEKSWRRRRVFRTSQENLIDPSETSSSNGSLQESSLSPPTRSRVVLNGDQRSLHNLQDASEPSPYGKNEGSISDSEKQVSEVPSVSVGLMQGKEISGSKPRLSKITPPRPLPPLELSVASHVLRTANRIDSDYMDYQHYSQSRFERLSSSLSDTGLHNSGMVCDSCSTDSMKSTFSLLTPLRAKDVRNRSYLEGSLLASGALLGAEELSRYFPDRSIGIFVATWNMQGRKELPENLDDFLFPSDPDYAQDMYVIGVQEGCPDRRAWEIRLQETLGPHYVMLYSAAHGVLYMSVFIRRDLIWFCSEVEYATVTTRIVSQIKTKGALGICFTFFGTSFLFITSHFTSGDGKVYERILDYNKTIQALALPKNVPDTNPYRSSPSDVTTRFDEVFWFGDFNFRLNKDRESVESILNQHLEKDMSKLLQYDQLIKEMNDGAIFKGFQEAAIHFRPSYKFDIGQDCYDTTSKQRTPSYTDRVIYRSRHKDDIHAVKYSSCSVVKTSDHRPVYGLFRVKVRPGRDNIPLAAGQFDRELYLIGIKRRITRELQKRQEIKDQKSSSVCTVS encoded by the exons ATGAACCCTCCAAATGGATTTTCTCCACATGCAGTGGCATGTATTACTTCGAGCACAGAGGGCAGAGTGCTACAGGACCAGCAAGTGAAGAAGGCTGGTGGAGCTATGAGGAAGGAGGCTGGTGACAGCAGGGTGCTTGCACTTGAGGACCATCCAGACATAGAATCCTTTTTAAATGACACCTTAAGGTTTCCCCCTGATGAAATCAAACCCAATATGAAGATTAAATCTGTCACCCCGAAGCCTCCCAGGAAACCCAGGATGGCGCGAGCATCATCTCTTGATGAGAAAagctggaggagaaggagagTGTTTAGAACGAGTCAGGAAAATCTGATCGATCCCAGTGAGACAAGCTCCTCCAATGGCTCTCTCCAGGAGTCGTCCCTGAGTCCTCCCACCAGGAGCAGAGTGGTACTCAATGGTGATCAGCGTTCTTTGCACAACTTGCAGGATGCCTCGGAACCAAGCCCTTATGGGAAGAACGAGGGTAGCATTTCTGATTCCGAGAAACAGGTCTCGGAGGTTCCCAGTGTCTCTGTGGGGCTTATGCAGGGGAAAGAAATTTCAGGCAGCAAACCCCGGCTGTCCAAAATAACACCCCCTCGACCGCTGCCCCCCCTGGAACTCAGCGTGGCCTCTCACGTGCTGAGGACAGCTAATAGGATCGACTCAGATTATATGGATTACCAACATTATTCTCAGAGCAGGTTTGAAAGGTTGAGCAGCAGCCTGAGTGACACCGGTCTTCACAACAGCGGGATGGTCTGCGATAGCTGTTCCACGGACTCCATGAAGTCTACGTTCAGCCTGCTCACCCCTCTTCGTGCCAAGGATGTTCGAAACAG AAGCTATTTGGAAGGCAGCCTTCTAGCTAGTGGTGCATTGCTGGGAGCAGAAGAACTGAGCAGATATTTCCCTGATCGGAGCATTGGTATATTTGTGGCCACCTGGAACATGCAAGGCCGGAAG GAACTTCCAGAGAATCTGGATGACTTCTTGTTCCCATCGGATCCTGACTATGCCCAGGACATGTATGTTATTGGCGTTCAAGAAGGCTGTCCAGACAG AAGAGCGTGGGAGATCCGTCTGCAGGAGACGCTGGGGCCCCATTACGTCATGCTGTACTCAGCTGCACACGGAGTTCTCTACATGTCAGTGTTCATAAGAAGAGACCTCATCTGGTTCTGCTCAG AGGTGGAATATGCCACTGTGACCACTCGCATTGTGTCTCAGATCAAAACCAAGGGAGCCCTGGGAATCTGCTTCACGTTCTTTGGGACTTCCTTCCTCTTCATCACGTCCCATTTCACAT CCGGCGATGGTAAAGTATATGAGAGGATACTGGACTACAATAAAACCATCCAAGCACTTGCACTTCCCAAGAACGTCCCAGATACAAATCCCTATCGATCCAGCCCTT CCGATGTCACAACTCGGTTCGACGAGGTGTTCTGGTTTGGAGACTTCAATTTCCGACTAAACAAGGATCGTGAGAGCGTGGAGTCAATCCTGAACCAGCATCTAGAAAAAGATATGTCCAAGCTACTGCAGTATGACCAGCTCATTAAAGAAATGAATGATG gggcTATTTTCAAAGGGTTCCAGGAGGCCGCCATTCATTTCCGCCCTTCCTATAAGTTCGATATAGGGCAGGATTGCTACGACACCACTTCCAAGCAGAGGACGCCTTCGTACACG GATCGAGTGATCTACAGGAGCCGTCACAAGGATGACATCCACGCAGTGAAGTACTCCTCCTGTTCCGTGGTCAAAACGTCAGACCACAGGCCAGTGTACGGGCTGTTCCGGGTGAAAGTGAGGCCCGGCAGAGACAA CATCCCGCTTGCTGCAGGGCAGTTTGACAGAGAACTTTATTTAATCGGAATAAAGAGACGAATTACAAGGGAACTTCAGAAGCGGCAGGAGATAAAGGACCAAAAATCCAGCAGCGTCTGTACTGTTTCCTGA
- the INPP5E gene encoding phosphatidylinositol polyphosphate 5-phosphatase type IV isoform X2 → MNPPNGFSPHAVACITSSTEGRVLQDQQVKKAGGAMRKEAGDSRVLALEDHPDIESFLNDTLRFPPDEIKPNMKIKSVTPKPPRKPRMARASSLDEKSWRRRRVFRTSQENLIDPSETSSSNGSLQESSLSPPTRSRVVLNGDQRSLHNLQDASEPSPYGKNEGSISDSEKQVSEVPSVSVGLMQGKEISGSKPRLSKITPPRPLPPLELSVASHVLRTANRIDSDYMDYQHYSQSRFERLSSSLSDTGLHNSGMVCDSCSTDSMKSTFSLLTPLRAKDVRNRSYLEGSLLASGALLGAEELSRYFPDRSIGIFVATWNMQGRKELPENLDDFLFPSDPDYAQDMYVIGVQEGCPDRRAWEIRLQETLGPHYVMLYSAAHGVLYMSVFIRRDLIWFCSAGDGKVYERILDYNKTIQALALPKNVPDTNPYRSSPSDVTTRFDEVFWFGDFNFRLNKDRESVESILNQHLEKDMSKLLQYDQLIKEMNDGAIFKGFQEAAIHFRPSYKFDIGQDCYDTTSKQRTPSYTDRVIYRSRHKDDIHAVKYSSCSVVKTSDHRPVYGLFRVKVRPGRDNIPLAAGQFDRELYLIGIKRRITRELQKRQEIKDQKSSSVCTVS, encoded by the exons ATGAACCCTCCAAATGGATTTTCTCCACATGCAGTGGCATGTATTACTTCGAGCACAGAGGGCAGAGTGCTACAGGACCAGCAAGTGAAGAAGGCTGGTGGAGCTATGAGGAAGGAGGCTGGTGACAGCAGGGTGCTTGCACTTGAGGACCATCCAGACATAGAATCCTTTTTAAATGACACCTTAAGGTTTCCCCCTGATGAAATCAAACCCAATATGAAGATTAAATCTGTCACCCCGAAGCCTCCCAGGAAACCCAGGATGGCGCGAGCATCATCTCTTGATGAGAAAagctggaggagaaggagagTGTTTAGAACGAGTCAGGAAAATCTGATCGATCCCAGTGAGACAAGCTCCTCCAATGGCTCTCTCCAGGAGTCGTCCCTGAGTCCTCCCACCAGGAGCAGAGTGGTACTCAATGGTGATCAGCGTTCTTTGCACAACTTGCAGGATGCCTCGGAACCAAGCCCTTATGGGAAGAACGAGGGTAGCATTTCTGATTCCGAGAAACAGGTCTCGGAGGTTCCCAGTGTCTCTGTGGGGCTTATGCAGGGGAAAGAAATTTCAGGCAGCAAACCCCGGCTGTCCAAAATAACACCCCCTCGACCGCTGCCCCCCCTGGAACTCAGCGTGGCCTCTCACGTGCTGAGGACAGCTAATAGGATCGACTCAGATTATATGGATTACCAACATTATTCTCAGAGCAGGTTTGAAAGGTTGAGCAGCAGCCTGAGTGACACCGGTCTTCACAACAGCGGGATGGTCTGCGATAGCTGTTCCACGGACTCCATGAAGTCTACGTTCAGCCTGCTCACCCCTCTTCGTGCCAAGGATGTTCGAAACAG AAGCTATTTGGAAGGCAGCCTTCTAGCTAGTGGTGCATTGCTGGGAGCAGAAGAACTGAGCAGATATTTCCCTGATCGGAGCATTGGTATATTTGTGGCCACCTGGAACATGCAAGGCCGGAAG GAACTTCCAGAGAATCTGGATGACTTCTTGTTCCCATCGGATCCTGACTATGCCCAGGACATGTATGTTATTGGCGTTCAAGAAGGCTGTCCAGACAG AAGAGCGTGGGAGATCCGTCTGCAGGAGACGCTGGGGCCCCATTACGTCATGCTGTACTCAGCTGCACACGGAGTTCTCTACATGTCAGTGTTCATAAGAAGAGACCTCATCTGGTTCTGCTCAG CCGGCGATGGTAAAGTATATGAGAGGATACTGGACTACAATAAAACCATCCAAGCACTTGCACTTCCCAAGAACGTCCCAGATACAAATCCCTATCGATCCAGCCCTT CCGATGTCACAACTCGGTTCGACGAGGTGTTCTGGTTTGGAGACTTCAATTTCCGACTAAACAAGGATCGTGAGAGCGTGGAGTCAATCCTGAACCAGCATCTAGAAAAAGATATGTCCAAGCTACTGCAGTATGACCAGCTCATTAAAGAAATGAATGATG gggcTATTTTCAAAGGGTTCCAGGAGGCCGCCATTCATTTCCGCCCTTCCTATAAGTTCGATATAGGGCAGGATTGCTACGACACCACTTCCAAGCAGAGGACGCCTTCGTACACG GATCGAGTGATCTACAGGAGCCGTCACAAGGATGACATCCACGCAGTGAAGTACTCCTCCTGTTCCGTGGTCAAAACGTCAGACCACAGGCCAGTGTACGGGCTGTTCCGGGTGAAAGTGAGGCCCGGCAGAGACAA CATCCCGCTTGCTGCAGGGCAGTTTGACAGAGAACTTTATTTAATCGGAATAAAGAGACGAATTACAAGGGAACTTCAGAAGCGGCAGGAGATAAAGGACCAAAAATCCAGCAGCGTCTGTACTGTTTCCTGA